The window TGGCCGATAGCGTGCTGTGGCTGGGATTCATCCCGGTGTTTGTCGTCAAAGTGGTGCTCCGCGAACGACTGAACGAATACGGCATTCGCTTGGGAGACCTGCATTTTGCTGCAGTGTGTTGCCTGCTGGTTGCACCGCTGGTAGTGGCCATTGGATATTTTTCGGCCCAATCTCCCGCCTTTCAGGCAATTTATCCGCTCGATCCTGTGGCCCGGCAATCGCCCACGGCGTTAGCCTGGCATTTAGCCGGCCAGTTGCTGTGGTACGCCGCCTGGGAATTTCATTTCCGCGGCTTCTTACAGTTCGGACTGGAAAAATCGTACGGAATTTCGCTGGGCATTTGGATTCAAGCCCTGGCCAGCACGCTAGCGCATTTCGGCAGGCCCGGCACGGAGGTTTTCGCTT of the Pirellulales bacterium genome contains:
- a CDS encoding CPBP family intramembrane glutamic endopeptidase; protein product: MALAPLVQLAREMLRGENRRASIIVLTSAACLTAWQLTGNYNFWLAHLSGWMALGVEPKIAAGIWWLADSVLWLGFIPVFVVKVVLRERLNEYGIRLGDLHFAAVCCLLVAPLVVAIGYFSAQSPAFQAIYPLDPVARQSPTALAWHLAGQLLWYAAWEFHFRGFLQFGLEKSYGISLGIWIQALASTLAHFGRPGTEVFASILAGLLWGALAWRTRSLLAGFAQHWLLGASLDFCLCRAASG